In one Brevibacterium sp. CBA3109 genomic region, the following are encoded:
- a CDS encoding AzlD domain-containing protein, translating to MNPFSFLIALAALSIGTYAMRLFGVKLGAAIATKGKRRQLATTSAGADGTTGSVNPAEAVGESGELGEPEGDSTATVTKWMDRATVVLIGAVFATTAIFDGRDIADPARLIGVGVGVLASILRVPMLICVLLGMGVGAGIRMTGIL from the coding sequence ATGAACCCGTTCAGCTTTCTCATTGCTCTCGCCGCGCTGAGCATCGGAACCTACGCCATGCGCTTGTTCGGTGTGAAACTTGGTGCGGCGATCGCCACGAAGGGCAAGCGGCGACAGCTCGCGACCACCTCGGCGGGGGCGGACGGAACCACAGGATCGGTCAACCCGGCAGAGGCCGTGGGGGAGTCTGGGGAGCTCGGGGAGCCTGAAGGTGACTCGACAGCGACGGTGACGAAGTGGATGGACCGGGCGACGGTCGTTCTCATCGGTGCGGTCTTCGCGACGACGGCGATCTTCGATGGTCGAGACATCGCGGATCCAGCACGGCTCATCGGTGTCGGGGTGGGAGTTCTCGCCTCAATCCTGCGAGTGCCGATGCTCATCTGCGTGCTGCTGGGCATGGGCGTCGGCGCAGGCATCCGAATGACCGGGATCCTGTGA
- a CDS encoding AzlC family ABC transporter permease — protein sequence MSSVFRTIDRVLPGSTYRDVAIVTVTIIAVALSYGAISAVSGFPWWQTLLLAMFALGGAAEFTFVGVIAAGGAPILAVLAGLLVNSRNFAFGVAVGPFFPQDWRALIAAHWINDESIAISRTVGNDRARWHAFLLMGAAIALMWPSGAMVGQWLGSVIDADLLGLDAAFPIILFCLIRGDLKSRSTRSLTVVGIFIAVLLTPILPLGLGTVTSLSVFVFVAAGWSIRAVIRKRRGSTAQSAASAGPAQADESDVIDLDRQEGSR from the coding sequence ATGAGTTCTGTGTTTCGCACGATCGATCGAGTCCTGCCGGGATCGACCTATCGTGATGTCGCCATCGTCACGGTCACGATCATCGCGGTGGCCCTGTCCTACGGGGCGATCTCGGCAGTGTCCGGATTCCCCTGGTGGCAGACGCTGCTGCTGGCGATGTTCGCCCTCGGCGGTGCCGCGGAATTCACTTTCGTCGGCGTGATCGCGGCGGGCGGAGCACCGATCCTTGCGGTGCTGGCAGGTCTGCTCGTCAACTCACGGAACTTCGCCTTCGGCGTGGCCGTCGGGCCGTTCTTCCCACAGGATTGGCGGGCCCTCATTGCGGCCCACTGGATCAACGACGAATCGATCGCCATTTCCAGAACGGTCGGCAATGATCGCGCACGGTGGCACGCGTTCCTCCTCATGGGTGCCGCCATCGCCCTGATGTGGCCGAGTGGTGCCATGGTCGGGCAGTGGCTGGGCAGTGTCATCGACGCCGATCTTCTCGGCCTCGATGCGGCCTTCCCGATCATTCTCTTCTGCCTCATCCGGGGCGATCTGAAGAGTAGGTCCACGCGCTCGCTGACGGTTGTGGGCATATTCATCGCTGTCCTCCTGACTCCGATCCTGCCGCTCGGCCTCGGGACTGTGACCTCCCTGTCGGTGTTCGTGTTCGTGGCCGCCGGCTGGTCGATCCGGGCGGTCATCAGGAAGCGCCGAGGCAGCACTGCCCAGAGTGCCGCCAGCGCCGGACCTGCCCAGGCCGATGAAAGTGACGTCATCGATCTGGACCGACAGGAGGGGAGTCGATGA
- a CDS encoding GNAT family N-acetyltransferase, producing MTGFSGFDDSTITLADRRFLIRRANSSDVRDLVSLLRDDALGAGREGADAEEEAGYQHAFSLIESDPNQLLVAIDDVSNGSVNNESVNHHAGGQAQTSDTQSAAVVGTLQLTLIPSLPRRGSTRLQIEAVRIGPDAQGLGLGTAVFDWAHDCGRRFGASLAQLTTDKSRMDAQRFYARLGYEASHEGLKLDLD from the coding sequence GTGACCGGATTCTCCGGGTTCGACGATTCGACGATCACTCTCGCTGACAGAAGGTTCCTGATTCGGCGTGCGAACAGCTCCGATGTGCGCGACCTCGTGTCCCTGCTTCGCGATGACGCCCTCGGTGCCGGTCGCGAGGGGGCCGACGCCGAGGAAGAGGCCGGCTACCAGCATGCCTTCAGTCTCATCGAGTCCGATCCCAATCAACTTCTGGTCGCCATTGACGACGTCAGCAACGGATCTGTGAACAACGAATCTGTGAACCATCATGCCGGCGGGCAGGCGCAGACTTCTGACACCCAGTCGGCTGCCGTCGTCGGCACCCTGCAGCTGACGCTGATCCCGAGCCTGCCACGACGGGGTTCGACGCGACTGCAGATCGAGGCGGTGAGGATCGGGCCGGATGCGCAGGGCCTCGGCCTGGGCACGGCGGTCTTCGACTGGGCTCATGACTGCGGGCGTCGATTCGGGGCATCGCTGGCTCAGCTGACGACCGATAAATCGCGCATGGATGCGCAGCGGTTCTATGCACGGCTCGGCTACGAGGCCAGTCATGAAGGGCTCAAGCTCGATCTGGACTGA
- a CDS encoding YbjN domain-containing protein, giving the protein MATETEAILAGVRQWAHENEVEVDAVENSQIAVVLPGEKKLKTTVSITVSARTVALQAFVIRHPDENAEEFNRWLLIKNMKPGPVSFGIDTLGDVYLGASVPRDRLLDELDSLLGAILAVADSSFNELLLIGFLTGMKKEWAWRISRGESTRNLAAFEDVLSGPDNEFLGKLEG; this is encoded by the coding sequence ATGGCGACCGAAACCGAGGCGATCCTGGCCGGAGTGAGGCAGTGGGCGCACGAGAACGAGGTCGAGGTCGACGCCGTTGAGAACTCGCAGATCGCCGTAGTCCTGCCGGGAGAGAAGAAGCTGAAGACGACCGTGTCGATCACCGTCTCTGCGCGAACGGTGGCGCTGCAGGCGTTCGTCATTCGCCATCCTGATGAGAACGCTGAGGAGTTCAATCGCTGGCTGCTGATCAAGAACATGAAGCCGGGTCCGGTGTCGTTCGGAATCGACACCCTCGGCGATGTGTATCTGGGGGCCAGCGTTCCCCGGGACCGACTTCTTGACGAACTCGACTCGCTGCTCGGAGCGATTCTGGCGGTCGCCGATTCCTCGTTCAACGAGCTTCTGCTCATCGGCTTCCTCACCGGCATGAAGAAGGAATGGGCCTGGCGGATCAGTCGGGGGGAGTCGACGAGGAACCTCGCAGCCTTCGAAGACGTCCTGAGTGGACCGGACAACGAATTTCTGGGGAAATTGGAAGGATGA
- a CDS encoding C40 family peptidase, which produces MRTKIAVSAALGLGLVFGAGAPALSSNLTSTDKESVTDLEAAVVPGQELERITDGKIEKGETAYVDVTVATLWTDSTAPRKVDKPALGHPVDLDKWNKNLKKTDVRRGLTGKVETQASYGAEVTVLKTKGEWAKVAVKDQSTSKNKKGYPGWVPKKQLVENDRFGQLKDDQPRAVVTKKKSELEGIEFTKDTGADVSFNVDLPLIAQDVDDVRVALPGGGAAWIDFDDVAVYDTDSKPAKPSGSDLVKTAKQFDGLRYLWAGVSPYGFDCSGFTYSIYRAHGIDIPRDSGEQATTGKKVSEGDLKAGDLLFFSTSSGTVHHVGMYIGGGKMIHSPNASKDVYVSDWKSWDTGNEFSGARRII; this is translated from the coding sequence ATGCGTACCAAAATTGCTGTTTCGGCGGCACTTGGACTCGGACTGGTATTCGGCGCAGGAGCCCCTGCGCTGTCGAGCAACCTGACGTCGACCGATAAAGAATCTGTAACCGATTTGGAAGCTGCAGTCGTCCCGGGCCAGGAGCTTGAGCGGATCACTGACGGCAAGATCGAAAAGGGCGAAACGGCCTACGTCGATGTCACTGTCGCCACTCTGTGGACCGATTCGACCGCGCCCCGGAAGGTCGACAAGCCTGCCCTCGGCCATCCGGTCGACCTCGACAAGTGGAACAAGAATCTGAAGAAGACCGATGTGCGACGCGGCCTGACTGGCAAGGTCGAAACCCAAGCCTCATATGGTGCCGAAGTCACTGTTCTCAAAACCAAGGGCGAGTGGGCCAAGGTCGCGGTCAAGGACCAGTCGACCTCCAAGAACAAGAAGGGCTACCCCGGCTGGGTGCCGAAGAAGCAACTGGTCGAGAACGACCGATTCGGGCAGCTCAAGGACGACCAGCCCCGCGCGGTCGTCACGAAGAAGAAGAGCGAACTCGAAGGCATCGAATTCACCAAGGACACCGGTGCGGACGTCAGCTTCAACGTGGATCTTCCGCTCATCGCCCAAGACGTCGACGATGTGCGCGTGGCGCTCCCCGGCGGCGGCGCTGCGTGGATCGACTTCGACGACGTCGCCGTCTACGACACCGATAGCAAGCCAGCGAAGCCCAGTGGCTCTGACCTCGTCAAGACTGCGAAGCAGTTCGACGGTCTGCGTTACCTGTGGGCCGGTGTCTCGCCCTACGGCTTCGACTGCTCGGGCTTCACCTACAGCATCTACCGGGCACACGGCATCGACATTCCCCGCGACTCGGGAGAGCAGGCCACAACCGGCAAAAAGGTCTCCGAAGGTGACCTCAAGGCTGGCGACCTGCTGTTCTTCTCGACCAGCTCGGGAACCGTCCATCATGTGGGAATGTACATCGGCGGCGGCAAGATGATCCATTCGCCCAACGCGTCCAAAGACGTCTACGTCAGCGACTGGAAATCGTGGGACACCGGCAATGAGTTCTCCGGAGCCCGCCGAATCATCTGA
- a CDS encoding alpha/beta hydrolase, giving the protein MTKDLSLPSAETDYIATFGTGEPHTLFGHGFAGAIRDTRPFGTGITGTKHFLHLPGHGGRPSPGPGWNYGQIAEALAHALTSTSATQALGVSMSAGGLLRLLSTTHPAARNLEQVALVLPASFTGFSAEVAEANHAHLEKLRGLAAAGEIESITDLMLSREPAEVADLLPARAWTKTKAENLVNTDMSDGLGLALEVAVDESAGEDPLGALARFPGEVLVLTHEDDPAHPVEVAEAIAAAIPEARLEVLPAGSILWRGRHEVRRILGEFFG; this is encoded by the coding sequence ATGACGAAAGACCTCAGTCTCCCGAGTGCCGAAACCGACTACATCGCCACCTTCGGCACCGGTGAGCCCCACACGCTCTTCGGCCACGGGTTCGCCGGCGCAATCCGCGACACCCGTCCCTTCGGCACAGGCATCACCGGCACCAAGCACTTCCTGCACCTTCCCGGCCACGGCGGCCGACCCTCACCGGGCCCGGGGTGGAACTATGGCCAGATCGCCGAGGCACTGGCACACGCCCTGACGTCCACCTCGGCGACACAGGCCCTCGGCGTCTCGATGTCCGCCGGCGGGCTCCTCCGCCTGCTCAGCACCACTCATCCGGCGGCCCGGAACCTCGAGCAGGTCGCCCTCGTTCTCCCTGCATCCTTCACCGGATTCTCCGCCGAGGTGGCCGAAGCCAACCATGCTCACCTGGAGAAACTGCGTGGCCTGGCAGCTGCCGGCGAGATCGAGTCCATCACGGACCTGATGCTTTCGCGCGAACCTGCCGAGGTGGCCGACCTCCTGCCGGCCAGAGCCTGGACCAAGACGAAGGCCGAGAACCTCGTCAACACGGACATGTCTGACGGGCTCGGCTTGGCTCTCGAGGTCGCCGTCGATGAGAGCGCGGGTGAAGACCCGCTGGGCGCTCTGGCCCGGTTCCCGGGGGAAGTGCTCGTGCTCACCCACGAGGATGACCCTGCACACCCGGTCGAGGTCGCCGAGGCGATTGCGGCCGCGATTCCCGAAGCTCGCTTGGAGGTCTTGCCGGCGGGCTCGATCCTGTGGCGCGGTCGCCACGAAGTTCGCCGTATCCTCGGCGAGTTCTTTGGCTAA
- a CDS encoding DUF2516 family protein: MEIIAGFQRIVFLALSVAAFGLQLWAFIDCLRYKDQNYRAVDKQSKKFWVILLGVGLALALIALPPMGMRIIFLNLIALVAGIVYLTDVRPKIKAIDPRNRSRNRNHRR; encoded by the coding sequence ATGGAAATCATTGCTGGCTTTCAGCGCATCGTCTTTCTCGCCTTGTCCGTCGCCGCCTTCGGTCTCCAACTGTGGGCGTTCATCGACTGCCTCCGCTACAAGGACCAGAACTACCGTGCCGTTGACAAGCAGAGCAAGAAGTTCTGGGTCATCCTCCTCGGCGTCGGTCTCGCGCTCGCCCTCATCGCGCTTCCGCCGATGGGCATGCGCATCATCTTCCTCAACCTGATCGCACTCGTCGCCGGCATCGTCTACCTCACCGACGTCCGCCCGAAGATCAAAGCCATCGACCCGCGCAATCGCAGCCGCAACCGGAACCACAGGCGCTGA
- a CDS encoding glycosyltransferase — MRISVLSLHTSPAAQPGQGDAGGMNVYVDQSVRALAAAGHVVDVFTADPSGIDGLRNSNGLGGRADTLQIAENVRLHQLPIDATSKDELADAIDELALLLLTQPSFTSADLIWAHYWISAEAALRAQELRSEETLAPVAAEATRSGERPRVVVSMHTIGAVKNRDSETSHERPQRLEAEERIASAVDLIVANTPAERRDLIHELGADANTVVVARPGVDHELFSPGDRAEARADLRLDPDEFIVLYVGRMQFIKGTDIVVDAISGLRENNPHLASRTRGILLGAVSGQATPTGSSPYLRELNSAIAAEPSIEVRRPVPAHELITYYRAADILLVPSRSESFGLVAAEASASGLPAIASAVGGLPDIVEHGYSGVLIADHNPRHWAMALERMLLDDELRRELACHAADRSTRFDWSATAATVLGALAVPDLTLTTTMTGTEETTGAEGLEPKPRLVGRNC; from the coding sequence GTGCGCATATCCGTTCTCTCCCTCCACACCTCGCCCGCAGCTCAGCCGGGCCAGGGCGATGCCGGTGGCATGAACGTCTACGTCGACCAGTCGGTGCGCGCTCTGGCAGCCGCCGGGCACGTGGTCGACGTCTTCACTGCCGACCCGAGCGGCATCGACGGGCTGAGAAACAGCAACGGGCTGGGCGGGCGCGCCGACACCCTGCAGATTGCTGAGAACGTGCGACTCCACCAGCTGCCGATCGATGCGACAAGCAAGGATGAGCTTGCCGATGCCATCGACGAACTCGCGCTGCTCCTCCTGACCCAACCCAGCTTCACCTCAGCCGATCTGATCTGGGCGCACTATTGGATCTCCGCCGAGGCGGCACTTCGCGCTCAGGAGCTTCGCTCCGAGGAGACACTGGCACCGGTCGCCGCCGAGGCGACCAGATCAGGTGAGCGTCCGAGGGTCGTCGTGAGCATGCACACGATCGGCGCGGTCAAGAACCGCGACTCTGAAACCAGCCACGAACGGCCGCAGCGTCTGGAGGCAGAGGAGAGAATCGCCTCGGCGGTGGACCTGATTGTGGCCAACACCCCGGCAGAGCGTCGCGACCTCATCCACGAACTCGGCGCCGATGCGAATACCGTCGTGGTGGCCAGACCCGGCGTCGACCACGAACTGTTCTCCCCAGGCGATCGGGCCGAGGCCAGAGCTGACTTGAGGCTCGACCCAGACGAATTCATCGTCCTCTATGTGGGGCGGATGCAGTTCATCAAAGGCACCGATATCGTCGTCGACGCGATCTCCGGCCTGCGGGAGAACAACCCGCATCTGGCGTCGCGGACGCGTGGAATCCTCTTGGGCGCGGTCTCAGGTCAGGCGACTCCGACCGGATCTTCCCCGTACCTGCGTGAACTGAACTCGGCGATCGCCGCCGAACCCAGCATCGAGGTGCGACGTCCCGTCCCCGCGCACGAGCTCATCACCTACTACCGTGCGGCGGACATTCTTCTTGTCCCCTCACGCAGCGAATCATTCGGACTGGTCGCGGCCGAGGCTTCGGCATCTGGCTTGCCCGCCATCGCCTCGGCGGTGGGAGGTCTGCCCGACATCGTCGAACACGGGTATTCGGGCGTGCTCATCGCCGATCACAACCCGCGGCATTGGGCTATGGCGCTCGAACGGATGCTCCTCGACGACGAACTGCGGCGCGAGCTCGCATGTCATGCCGCCGACCGCTCAACTCGATTCGACTGGTCGGCCACGGCGGCGACGGTGCTCGGCGCCCTCGCCGTGCCGGATCTGACCCTGACCACGACGATGACTGGCACGGAAGAGACGACGGGCGCGGAAGGACTGGAGCCGAAGCCACGACTGGTTGGTCGCAACTGCTGA
- a CDS encoding FUSC family protein, translating to MSQFRYAGYSEGEHEGGLMAKSEVSELPQRAFNTVVHRSRMGLKRVQANAGQLIQIPIAATAAYAFSVYVLGHPYPFLAAVASAVGIGPVADRRLRRATEIGFGATFGVLVGELLVNVYGTGIWQLTATLAIGLFIGTMLNSGGIFITQIAVQSVYVVVVPATAATLPFPRTLDALTGSVCAILLALILPRDPRKVPRGLAASMLDEISAVLQMMSRALADSDVALAKRALTRARETQDIIDSWGSSLKISREAAKINARGRRHAAEVTRLSRAHTHSDRAMRTIRVIARRVVGITEFGVEKPIIASYVGSLSEGSKKLEVALRRGTDRALAEAALAEAASSLDPRAEESWDIHDESLVLLLRPVAVDLLEACGLTNADAQSRLPSLSEDMRDTDEPPAE from the coding sequence ATGTCACAATTCCGGTACGCTGGGTACAGCGAAGGCGAGCATGAAGGGGGACTGATGGCGAAGTCCGAGGTCAGCGAGCTGCCCCAGCGCGCCTTCAACACTGTAGTGCATCGATCTCGGATGGGCCTCAAGCGCGTGCAGGCCAACGCCGGGCAGCTGATCCAGATCCCGATCGCGGCCACCGCGGCCTATGCCTTCAGCGTCTACGTCCTCGGCCATCCGTATCCGTTCCTCGCAGCCGTCGCCTCTGCCGTCGGCATCGGTCCGGTCGCAGACCGTCGTCTGCGGCGAGCGACTGAGATCGGCTTCGGCGCAACCTTCGGCGTGCTCGTGGGCGAGCTCCTCGTCAACGTCTACGGGACAGGGATCTGGCAGCTCACAGCGACCCTTGCTATCGGCCTCTTCATCGGCACGATGCTGAACTCCGGCGGCATCTTCATCACTCAGATCGCCGTCCAGTCCGTCTACGTCGTCGTGGTCCCTGCCACAGCCGCCACCTTGCCGTTTCCCCGCACCCTCGATGCCCTCACCGGGTCCGTGTGTGCGATCCTTCTCGCGCTCATTCTTCCGCGCGACCCCCGCAAAGTCCCACGTGGTCTGGCTGCGAGCATGCTCGACGAGATCAGTGCAGTCCTGCAGATGATGTCTCGGGCTCTGGCGGACTCCGACGTCGCACTCGCCAAGCGGGCGCTGACTCGTGCTCGTGAGACCCAGGACATCATCGACTCCTGGGGCTCCTCGCTCAAAATCTCGAGGGAAGCGGCGAAGATCAATGCCAGAGGCAGGCGTCATGCCGCCGAGGTGACCCGGCTGTCCCGTGCTCACACCCATTCCGATCGTGCCATGCGGACCATTCGAGTCATCGCCCGCAGGGTCGTAGGCATCACCGAATTCGGTGTGGAGAAGCCGATCATCGCCAGTTACGTCGGTTCGCTGTCCGAAGGGTCGAAGAAGCTCGAGGTTGCGCTGCGCAGAGGAACCGATCGGGCCCTGGCAGAAGCGGCGTTGGCCGAGGCCGCCTCCAGCCTGGATCCCCGGGCGGAGGAAAGCTGGGATATCCACGACGAGTCTCTTGTGCTGCTGTTGCGCCCGGTCGCAGTGGACCTCCTCGAAGCTTGCGGGCTGACCAACGCGGACGCCCAGAGCCGACTTCCCTCGCTCAGCGAAGACATGCGAGATACGGACGAACCGCCCGCGGAGTGA
- a CDS encoding XRE family transcriptional regulator → MSSQPRDEAHVEPGDPSSASPPREQIAVAIKRERARANLSLSEVARRAGIGKSTMSGLEAGTGNPSVETMWALAAALDIPLARLLDPPQHEVALLHAKDLPSLPSNTSNYAATLLSASPANARRDVYFIRADPGQPRDSQPHPVGTVEHVILGQGAARIEVLGQSYELHVGDYLTYPGDQPHTFTALKPETTVVFIVESR, encoded by the coding sequence ATGAGTTCTCAACCACGCGATGAGGCCCACGTCGAGCCTGGTGACCCCTCGTCGGCCTCACCTCCGCGCGAGCAGATCGCAGTCGCCATCAAGCGGGAGCGGGCGCGCGCGAACCTCTCCCTCTCCGAGGTTGCTCGTCGGGCGGGGATCGGAAAGTCGACCATGTCCGGCCTGGAGGCAGGGACCGGAAATCCCAGCGTCGAGACGATGTGGGCGCTGGCGGCCGCGCTCGACATCCCTCTGGCCAGACTGCTCGATCCCCCACAGCATGAGGTCGCACTCCTGCATGCCAAGGACCTGCCCAGCCTGCCGTCGAACACCTCGAACTATGCTGCGACTCTGCTCTCAGCATCTCCGGCGAATGCCCGGCGTGACGTCTATTTCATTCGGGCCGATCCGGGTCAGCCGCGAGACTCACAGCCACACCCCGTCGGCACCGTCGAGCACGTGATCCTGGGACAGGGGGCGGCTCGCATCGAGGTGCTCGGGCAGTCCTACGAACTCCACGTCGGCGATTACCTCACATACCCGGGCGACCAGCCACACACGTTTACGGCACTCAAGCCGGAGACGACGGTTGTGTTCATCGTCGAGAGCCGCTGA
- the pepN gene encoding aminopeptidase N encodes MTTNLTRDEAQSRTQVLDVSTYTVDIDVSNAETGAPTYLSRTVVEFNARADCRTFIDLIADSVTFAQINGETLDPAEVFDGARVEFPVRTGKNSLTIEAQAYYSTSGEGLHRFTDPADGKVYLYTQYEPTDARRVFANFDQPDLKAEFIFNVTAPEHFQVLSNRPETSQGPSQETSQETVDTDSAAVTHHFAPTLRQSSYITCITAGPYEGATDEWTDPSTGEVVALGAWTRASLVDHLDASDIFSITKAGLDFFSAEFDYPYPWGKYDQIFVPEYNLGAMENPGLVTFTDGLIFRDKVTDANYESRANVILHEMAHMWFGDLVTMKWWDDLWLKESFADYMGGLALAEATRFTDGWVTFALRRKAWAYTQDLYPTTHPIVADIPDVEAAKLNFDGITYAKGASVLKQLVAFVGREAFFAGSRLYFKRFDYRNTELADFLECLAEAAPDRDIATWASAWLGTSGVSELSLELTTASGSGAGSAKASTSANGSRNVSGASSSARRSGRESITGARITQADSARGAELLRPHTLEIATLGRSGRKLVPIDTFAFDFSTESAEVEQLAGRTLGDITLVNYADHDYARVRLDPASTEAAIKSVSRIADPLSRALVWSALDSAVRDGLLPVQRYLTAYARSLGKESHAGIMAGLSQTALTCLDQWVSKRNFETAISGLLGAALDALATARSGSDAQLHLANLVLALTSRTARCFEASAAITMGRSFASQILAVPVGEEIERLTPSAPAEQRTTPTGGSHTEAGDAAGSEPDAPDHAASLPFKGLLNDHALRWNALTALVCLGWADQTDIARENQSDPSSSGRLHAETASAAMPLPIVKIRAWEVINEAAALSNDVLSAIIAGFVAPTSMPLIENYVDEYFSRLAGFWADNSIEIARRLVLGLYPRWSVDEEATVEKTDAWLAAHSDAPAALRRLLIERRDDLARAIYLKSTQNSRH; translated from the coding sequence ATGACAACCAACCTGACCCGAGACGAAGCACAGAGCCGTACCCAAGTGCTCGATGTCTCGACCTACACCGTCGACATCGACGTCAGCAATGCGGAAACTGGGGCTCCGACATATCTGTCACGTACCGTCGTCGAGTTCAACGCTCGAGCCGACTGCCGCACATTCATCGACCTGATCGCGGATTCGGTCACATTCGCACAGATCAATGGTGAGACGCTCGACCCAGCCGAAGTGTTTGACGGGGCGCGCGTGGAATTCCCCGTCCGCACGGGGAAGAACTCCCTGACGATCGAGGCGCAGGCCTACTACTCCACCTCGGGAGAAGGGCTGCACCGCTTCACCGATCCTGCCGACGGCAAGGTCTACCTCTACACTCAGTACGAACCGACCGACGCCCGCCGTGTGTTCGCGAACTTCGACCAGCCGGACCTCAAGGCGGAGTTCATCTTCAACGTGACGGCCCCCGAGCACTTCCAGGTTCTGTCGAACCGACCTGAGACGAGTCAGGGGCCCAGCCAGGAGACGAGCCAAGAGACGGTCGACACGGACTCCGCCGCGGTCACTCATCATTTCGCTCCGACGCTGCGGCAGTCGAGCTACATCACGTGCATCACCGCCGGCCCCTACGAGGGCGCGACCGACGAATGGACGGATCCCTCGACGGGCGAGGTCGTCGCCCTGGGCGCATGGACGCGCGCCAGCCTCGTTGATCACCTCGACGCCTCCGACATCTTCTCGATCACGAAGGCCGGGCTGGACTTCTTCAGCGCCGAGTTCGACTACCCCTACCCCTGGGGCAAATACGATCAGATCTTCGTTCCGGAGTACAACCTCGGCGCGATGGAGAATCCTGGGCTGGTGACGTTCACCGACGGATTGATCTTCCGGGACAAGGTCACCGACGCGAACTACGAGTCGCGTGCCAACGTGATTCTGCACGAAATGGCTCACATGTGGTTCGGCGATCTGGTGACCATGAAGTGGTGGGACGACCTGTGGCTCAAGGAGTCGTTCGCCGACTATATGGGCGGGCTGGCGCTGGCTGAGGCAACCCGCTTCACCGACGGCTGGGTGACCTTCGCACTGCGTCGCAAGGCGTGGGCGTACACGCAGGATCTATATCCGACTACGCACCCAATCGTCGCCGACATCCCCGATGTCGAGGCAGCGAAGCTCAATTTCGACGGCATCACCTATGCCAAGGGTGCGTCCGTGCTCAAGCAGCTCGTCGCCTTCGTCGGCCGGGAGGCATTCTTCGCCGGCTCGCGTCTGTACTTCAAACGGTTCGACTACCGCAATACCGAGCTCGCCGACTTCCTCGAATGCCTCGCCGAGGCGGCCCCAGACCGGGACATCGCCACCTGGGCCAGTGCCTGGTTGGGCACCTCGGGAGTCTCCGAGCTGTCACTGGAGCTGACGACAGCCAGCGGCTCTGGTGCCGGCAGTGCCAAGGCGAGCACCAGCGCAAACGGCAGCCGCAATGTCAGCGGCGCCTCATCGTCTGCACGACGCTCTGGACGAGAGAGCATCACCGGCGCGAGGATCACTCAGGCCGATTCGGCTCGCGGTGCCGAGCTGCTGCGCCCGCACACGCTCGAGATCGCCACACTGGGACGATCGGGGCGCAAGCTGGTCCCCATCGATACCTTCGCCTTCGACTTCTCCACCGAATCCGCCGAGGTGGAGCAGCTCGCTGGGCGCACCCTCGGCGATATCACGCTGGTGAACTACGCCGATCACGACTATGCGCGCGTGCGGTTGGATCCGGCATCGACGGAGGCCGCGATCAAGTCGGTGTCCCGGATCGCCGACCCGCTTTCAAGGGCTTTGGTGTGGTCGGCGTTGGACAGTGCCGTTCGCGATGGCCTCCTCCCCGTGCAGCGGTATCTGACGGCTTATGCCCGAAGCCTGGGTAAGGAGAGCCATGCCGGCATCATGGCCGGGCTGAGCCAGACGGCGTTGACCTGCCTGGATCAGTGGGTCTCGAAGAGGAACTTCGAAACCGCAATCTCCGGCCTGTTGGGCGCTGCTCTCGACGCCTTGGCTACGGCCAGATCCGGTTCGGACGCTCAGCTGCATCTGGCGAACCTGGTTCTTGCTCTCACGTCGCGTACAGCACGTTGCTTTGAGGCAAGTGCCGCGATCACGATGGGCCGCAGCTTCGCCTCGCAGATCCTCGCCGTTCCCGTCGGGGAGGAGATCGAACGTCTGACCCCGAGCGCACCGGCTGAGCAGAGAACCACCCCAACGGGTGGGAGCCACACTGAAGCTGGAGATGCTGCTGGGTCTGAACCTGATGCTCCGGACCACGCGGCGTCGTTGCCATTCAAGGGTTTGCTCAATGATCATGCTCTGCGGTGGAACGCACTGACCGCGCTCGTGTGCCTGGGGTGGGCCGATCAGACCGACATCGCTCGAGAGAACCAGTCCGACCCCAGTTCATCGGGTCGCCTCCACGCAGAGACGGCGAGTGCGGCCATGCCGCTGCCGATCGTGAAGATCCGTGCGTGGGAGGTCATCAACGAAGCGGCTGCGCTGAGCAACGATGTGCTCTCGGCCATCATCGCCGGTTTTGTGGCCCCCACGTCGATGCCGCTCATCGAAAACTATGTCGATGAGTACTTCTCGCGGCTTGCCGGCTTCTGGGCCGACAACTCGATCGAGATCGCCAGGCGCCTGGTGCTCGGGCTCTACCCGCGTTGGTCGGTTGACGAAGAGGCCACGGTCGAGAAGACCGATGCCTGGCTGGCCGCGCACAGCGATGCCCCGGCGGCACTGCGTCGGCTGCTCATCGAACGGCGCGACGATCTGGCTCGGGCGATCTATCTCAAATCGACCCAGAACTCACGCCACTGA